TCATCTTCACGTAGAGCTGGGAGCTCGGATTGTCCCCGACGAGGATGGCGGTGAGTCCGGGGTTCACGCCCCGGGACCGGAGACGGTCCAGGCGGCCGCGGAGTTCATCCCGGATCTCGTCCGCCACGCGCTTCCCGTCGATGATCGCCCCCGCCATGTGGCTCACCGCGATGGGTAACCCAGAGGCGGTTATGGACTTTCAGACCCGGCGGTTGCCTCCACGCGGGCGCGCGCGCATACGAGGAAGTTAGCGGCGGACGTCCAAAACGTACGCTTTTGGTGTCAGACGCGCCCGAATTGGTTATCAGCGACGAAAACACTTAAGCCCTCTCCCGAATTTCAGGCCTCTTCGGATGCACTCGAACGACTGGACGCGTGAGCTGACAGAGCGTCAGCGCGAGGTCCTGACGATCGTCGTGGAGAACAAGGTGTACCGCAACCGGGACTCGCGGATCCCCGAGCTGGCCGCGCTCATGGGCATCGCGCCGGCGGCCGTGGCAAAGCATCTGCTGGAGATCGAGCGGAACGCGCTCCTCCTGGTGACCGTGTCGCCCTCCGAGCAGGGGAAGCGGATCTACGAACGGCTCCAGTTCGAGCCGCGACCCGAGCGGCAGACGTCCGAGGCCCTCGACCCCCAGAAGATCCTCATCCTGCGATTCCTCCGCGACCATCCCGATGCCACGGCGGGCGAGGTCTCCGAGGAACTCGACCTGTCCGACTACACCACCGTGAACGGCCTTCGCGTCCTGAACGCGGTGTCGCTGATCGCGAAGCAACGCGGGCCAGCCCTGCGCCGCGGCGTGCCGCCCTACGTGTACCGGCTGACGCCGCACGGGGCGGACGTCGCCGCGAGGCATGGCTGAGCGACGACGCAAGGCAGATATCGCGCCGCCTCCTTGGGCCGCCGAAGCCGTGTACGACGCGATCGTGGTCGGAGCCGGGCCTGCGGGCGGCATGGCCGCGCGGCAGCTCGCCGCCGCAGGATTCTCGACGCTCGTCCTCGAGAAGAAGCGGACCGTGGGCGAACCCGTCCAGTGCGCGGAGGGCGTGAGCCGGTTCGGCCTCGAGTCGAACGGGATTCGGCCGCACGACGCGTGGATCGCCCAGGAGGTCTCGGGCGCCCGTTGCATCGTCCCGAGCGGGAAGAGCTTCTTCATCACGCGCCTGCCGGGCTATGCGATCGACCGCGCCGTCTTCGACCGGTGGATCGTGGAAGGCGCCGTGGACGACGGCGCGGAGTTGCAGACCTCGGCCCGGGTCACACACGTGGAGCGCCGGCAATCCGGGTGGGAGGTGACTGTGGGAGGGCGCGCGCTTGAGTCGCGCATCCTTGTCGCTGCGGACGGGCCCACGACCTTTGTCGCGAAATCGCTGGGCCTGGTTCGGCGGCAAGAGCAGATCCTCGCGTACGAATACCGCTTCCGGCGGGCGGGGTTCGACATCCCAGACCCAGACCGGTTCCTCCTGTACATCGGCGAGCGCTACGACGGCGGATACGCCTGGATCTTCCCAAAGGGGGACGCCGTCAACGTAGGTGCGGGGGGCCACATCGATGCCCACGCCGCGACGGTCGCCTTCTGCCGCGAGCACGGTCTCGACCCCTCCCGCGCCCTGCAGACGATCGCGGGGACAATCCCGTACCGGTACGATCTGACGAGCTATGCGATCCCCGGATTCGCGGTGGCGGGGGACGCCGCGGGCGTGGCGAACCCCATGAACGGAGCGGGTATCCACCCGGGTCTTTTCAGCGGACGCCTGGCGGGGGAGTTCGCCACGGCGGCCCTGGAGCGGGAGGACCCGTCCGTCATGTCCGGCTACGACCGGGTGCTCAGAGATTCGCCCTTCCTGGATCCGCTGCTATGGTGGATGATCGAGCGAGTCCGGGGATGGTCCGACGGGCTCATGGACGACGTCGGAGAGGAATTGGACGGCCTCGACTGGCGCGCGGTCTCCCTCCGTTTCGCAGGACGCGTGATCCGCAGCAAGCCCTGGCTCGTGCGACACACGCGCGAGTTCCTCCGGATGATCCGCGCCCTCGAGCTCTGCGAGCACTACGGAT
Above is a window of Thermoplasmata archaeon DNA encoding:
- a CDS encoding NAD(P)/FAD-dependent oxidoreductase, whose translation is MYDAIVVGAGPAGGMAARQLAAAGFSTLVLEKKRTVGEPVQCAEGVSRFGLESNGIRPHDAWIAQEVSGARCIVPSGKSFFITRLPGYAIDRAVFDRWIVEGAVDDGAELQTSARVTHVERRQSGWEVTVGGRALESRILVAADGPTTFVAKSLGLVRRQEQILAYEYRFRRAGFDIPDPDRFLLYIGERYDGGYAWIFPKGDAVNVGAGGHIDAHAATVAFCREHGLDPSRALQTIAGTIPYRYDLTSYAIPGFAVAGDAAGVANPMNGAGIHPGLFSGRLAGEFATAALEREDPSVMSGYDRVLRDSPFLDPLLWWMIERVRGWSDGLMDDVGEELDGLDWRAVSLRFAGRVIRSKPWLVRHTREFLRMIRALELCEHYGW
- a CDS encoding tetrahydrofolate dehydrogenase/cyclohydrolase catalytic domain-containing protein, which produces MAGAIIDGKRVADEIRDELRGRLDRLRSRGVNPGLTAILVGDNPSSQLYVKMKGKACEEMGMAHATIEMPKDTPQDALMREIARLNADPKVHG
- a CDS encoding MarR family transcriptional regulator, producing MHSNDWTRELTERQREVLTIVVENKVYRNRDSRIPELAALMGIAPAAVAKHLLEIERNALLLVTVSPSEQGKRIYERLQFEPRPERQTSEALDPQKILILRFLRDHPDATAGEVSEELDLSDYTTVNGLRVLNAVSLIAKQRGPALRRGVPPYVYRLTPHGADVAARHG